A part of Cannabis sativa cultivar Pink pepper isolate KNU-18-1 chromosome 6, ASM2916894v1, whole genome shotgun sequence genomic DNA contains:
- the LOC115725157 gene encoding heat shock 70 kDa protein 16 — translation MSVVGFDIGNENCVIAVVKQRGIDVLLNDESKRETPAIVCFGEKQRFLGSAGAASAVMNPKSTVSQVKRLIGRKFSEPEIQRELKMFPVETSEASDGGILIHLRYLGGTHSFTPVQIMAMLFAHLKDLAEKSLEMPVSDCVIGIPSYFTELQRRAYLDAAAISGLKPFRLMHDCTATALSYGIYKTDFSSSGQTIVAFVDIGQCDTQVSIASFEAGHMKILSHTFDRSVGGRDFDEVLFHHFAALFKDQYHIDVYSNVRACIRLRAACEKLKKVLSANAEAPLNIECLMDEKDVRGFIKREEFEKLTWGLLERIVVPCNKALADARLTVDKIHSVELVGSGSRIPAITRSLASLFKREPSRKLNASECVARGCALQGAMLSPAFRVREYEVQDSLSFSIRLLVDGSPISTGANGILFPKGQPIPSIKVLTFHRSNSFILEAIYAYLDELPPGTSLNISCFKIGPFQGSQSEKTRIKVKIHLNLHGIVRVESATLVEDYVGKSFVDQMDIDDVSVSGSSERISNGVEDGTAQSEFAHASANAATNEKATRRLELPISEIINGGMTEGEISEALDKELQLAQQDQIMEETKNKKNALESYVYEMRNKLFNTYRSFASDQEREDISRSLQQTEDWLYDEGDDETENAYVSKLDDLKKLVDPIDSRYKDEDARVQATRDLLKCIEDYRMAADSLSPKDKELLISECTKAEQWIREKTQQQDSMPQNINPVFWSSDIKSKTDELNSTCKHILRSRGSPNSSD, via the exons atgaGCGTGGTGGGATTTGATATTGGGAACGAGAATTGCGTAATTGCTGTGGTGAAGCAAAGAGGTATTGATGTTTTGTTGAACGATGAATCGAAACGCGAAACCCCTGCTATAGTTTGTTTCGGGGAGAAACAGCGGTTTCTGGGTTCTGCTGGTGCTGCTTCGGCGGTCATGAACCCCAAGTCAACAGTCTCTCAGGTGAAGAGACTCATTGGTAGGAAGTTTAGTGAACCTGAGATTCAAAGGGAGCTCAAAATGTTCCCCGTTGAAACTTCTGAGGCCTCAGATGGTGGCATTTTGATTCACCTAAGGTACTTAGGTGGCACTCATAGCTTTACCCCAGTTCAGATTATGGCTATGCTTTTCGCCCATTTGAAAGATTTAGCAGAGAAGAGTTTGGAGATGCCGGTTTCGGATTGTGTTATTGGGATCCCTTCATACTTTACTGAATTGCAGAGACGTGCTTATTTGGATGCTGCAGCTATTTCGGGGTTGAAGCCTTTTAGATTGATGCATGATTGTACTGCAACTGCACTTAGTTATGGGATTTACAAGACGGATTTCTCCAGTAGTGGACAGACCATTGTGGCATTTGTTGACATTGGTCAATGTGATACTCAAGTCTCTATTGCATCGTTTGAAGCTGGTCACATGAAGATCCTTTCTCATACATTTGATAGAAGTGTGGGAGGGAGGGACTTTGATGAGGTTTTGTTTCATCATTTTGCTGCACTGTTTAAGGATCAGTACCACATTGATGTGTACTCTAATGTCAGGGCATGTATCAGGCTGCGAGCTGCCTGTGAGAAGCTGAAGAAAGTTTTAAGTGCAAATGCAGAGGCACCATTGAATATCGAATGTTTAATGGATGAGAAAGATGTTAGGGGATTCATTAAAAGGGAAGAATTTGAGAAGCTAACTTGGGGATTGTTAGAGAGGATTGTTGTTCCTTGCAACAAGGCTTTAGCTGATGCTAGGTTGACTGTGGACAAGATTCATTCTGTGGAACTTGTTGGGTCAGGTTCTAGAATCCCAGCTATTACCAGGTCATTAGCTTCTCTCTTCAAAAGAGAGCCCAGCCGAAAATTGAATGCAAGTGAGTGTGTAGCACGTGGATGTGCTCTTCAGGGTGCAATGTTAAGTCCTGCTTTTCGTGTCAGAGAATATGAG GTTCAAGATTCACTCTCTTTTTCAATAAGGTTATTAGTGGATGGTAGTCCTATTAGCACTGGGGCAAATGGAATCCTGTTCCCAAAAGGCCAACCTATCCCAAGTATTAAAGTTTTGACATTTCATCGAAGCAATTCATTTATATTGGAAGCTATTTATGCTTACCTTGATGAGCTGCCTCCGGGCACATCTCTTAACATTAGTTGTTTCAAG ATTGGGCCATTCCAAGGTTCCCAAAGTGAAAAGACAAGGATTAAGGTTaaaattcatttaaacctcCATGGCATTGTCAGGGTTGAATCAGCCACG TTGGTAGAAGATTATGTCGGTAAATCATTTGTGGATCAAATGGACATTGATGATGTATCTGTTTCTGGTTCTTCTGAGAGAATTTCAAATGGGGTAGAAGATGGTACTGCACAGTCTGAATTTGCACATGCATCT GCCAATGCAGCAACAAATGAAAAAGCCACCAGGAGGCTAGAACTCCCCATTAGTGAGATTATAAATGGTGGAATGACGGAGGGAGAGATTTCAGAAGCTCTAGATAAAGAACTTCAGTTGGCCCAACAGGACCAAATCATGGAAGAgactaaaaataagaagaatgcTTTAGAGTCCTATGTCTATGAGATGCGTAACAAG CTCTTCAACACATATCGGAGCTTTGCTAGTGATCAAGAGAGGGAGGACATTTCCAGGAGCCTACAACAGACAGAGGATTGGCTTTATGATGAAGGAGATGACGAAACGGAAAATGCTTATGTTTCCAAGCTGGATGATCTTAAGAAG CTGGTGGATCCAATTGATAGTCGATATAAAGATGAGGATGCTAGGGTACAAGCTACAAGAGATCTTTTAAAGTGCATCGAGGATTATCGTATGGCTGCGGATTCGCTTTCTCCCAAGGATAAAGAATTG CTTATTAGTGAGTGCACTAAAGCAGAACAGTGGATCAGAGAGAAAACCCAACAACAAGATTCCATGCCACAGAATATCAATCCAGTATTTTGGTCGAGTGATATCAAAAGCAAGACTGATGAACTGAACTC GACATGCAAGCATATACTGAGATCTAGGGGTTCCCCAAATAGCTCAGATTAG